In the Theobroma cacao cultivar B97-61/B2 chromosome 1, Criollo_cocoa_genome_V2, whole genome shotgun sequence genome, one interval contains:
- the LOC18614166 gene encoding actin-depolymerizing factor 10 — translation MANSSSGMAMNDECKLKFLELKAKRNHRYIVFKIDEKTQQVIVEKLGSPGATYDDFTNSLPANECRYAVFDYNFTTNENCQKSKIFFFAWSPDTSRVRSKMLYASSKDKFKRQLDGIQVELQATDPSEMSLDIVKGRAL, via the exons ATG GCAAATTCATCATCTGGAATGGCCATGAACGATGAGTGCAAGTTGAAGTTCTTGGAACTAAAAGCAAAAAGGAACCATCGGTATATTGTCTTCAAGATTGACGAGAAGACGCAACAGGTGATTGTAGAGAAGCTGGGGAGTCCAGGAGCAACTTATGACGATTTCACCAACTCCTTGCCTGCTAATGAATGCCGCTATGCTGTCTTTGATTATAATTTCACTACGAATGAGAATTGTCAAAAAAGCaagattttcttctttgcatg GTCACCTGACACATCAAGGGTGAGGAGTAAGATGCTTTATGCAAGCTCCAAGGACAAATTCAAGAGACAGTTGGATGGCATCCAAGTTGAGTTGCAAGCAACAGATCCAAGTGAGATGAGCTTGGACATCGTCAAAGGACGAGCTCTCTAA